In a single window of the uncultured Dysgonomonas sp. genome:
- the mobB gene encoding conjugal transfer protein MobB has protein sequence MVAKFSHGSNLYGALSYNQEKVNEGLGKVLATNMVIEPNDGVFNVTSCMEDFERFMPSHIRISKPVIHISLNPHPDDRLTDQQLADIGREYMEQFGYGEQPYMIFKHEDIGREHIHIVSTRVRTDGSIISDSKNYECSRKITDSLEQKYGLHSKEKNQGEAWQLTPIDVSQGNLKKQVANVIKPLSEMYSFQTLGEYRALLSIYNIGVEEIKGENKGKAYRGLVYSALNDKGNRVGTPLKSSLFGKNHGLDRLEKRFGKSKETIKASGIAKQTRATVSASFASTRTESEFRAALWEKGIDLVLRLGDEGRIYGATFIDHNQRVVLNGSRLGKEFSANVLNGRFVDNPHREDLQVPAPKHFDNKQPTTNRKPQSTHFETNDPEGSLFSVFTPEVEGTDNKQPTLKRKRKKKRRYGRQM, from the coding sequence ATGGTTGCTAAATTTAGTCACGGAAGCAATCTGTATGGTGCACTTTCCTACAATCAAGAGAAGGTAAACGAAGGTTTAGGAAAAGTTTTGGCTACCAATATGGTGATTGAACCCAACGATGGAGTGTTCAATGTTACCTCTTGTATGGAAGACTTCGAGCGATTTATGCCCTCGCATATTCGCATATCAAAACCTGTTATCCATATCTCACTCAATCCACATCCGGACGATAGGCTGACCGATCAGCAACTTGCTGACATTGGACGTGAATATATGGAGCAGTTCGGATATGGCGAACAACCCTATATGATTTTCAAACATGAGGACATTGGCAGAGAACATATACACATCGTTTCGACACGTGTACGCACGGATGGCTCAATAATCAGTGACAGCAAAAATTACGAATGCAGCAGAAAGATTACCGATTCTTTAGAACAAAAGTACGGTCTGCACTCAAAAGAAAAGAATCAGGGCGAGGCATGGCAGCTTACACCAATAGACGTTAGCCAGGGGAACTTAAAAAAACAGGTGGCAAACGTCATAAAACCGCTCTCCGAAATGTATTCTTTTCAGACTTTGGGAGAATATCGTGCTTTGCTCTCCATCTATAATATAGGAGTAGAGGAAATCAAAGGAGAAAATAAGGGTAAAGCATATCGAGGATTGGTTTATTCGGCATTGAATGACAAGGGCAATCGTGTCGGAACACCGTTGAAATCGTCTCTCTTCGGTAAGAATCATGGTTTAGATAGATTGGAAAAACGATTTGGGAAGTCAAAAGAAACAATCAAGGCAAGCGGCATAGCCAAACAAACTCGTGCTACTGTTTCTGCGTCCTTCGCAAGCACCCGCACAGAGAGCGAGTTCCGAGCGGCTTTGTGGGAGAAAGGTATCGACCTTGTGCTACGACTGGGCGATGAAGGACGCATCTATGGGGCTACATTTATCGACCATAATCAGAGGGTAGTTCTTAACGGTTCTCGTCTGGGTAAGGAGTTTTCTGCAAATGTTCTTAACGGACGTTTTGTAGATAATCCACATCGTGAGGATCTGCAAGTACCAGCACCGAAACATTTCGATAATAAGCAACCAACCACCAATCGGAAACCGCAATCAACACACTTCGAGACGAACGATCCGGAGGGAAGTTTATTCTCTGTCTTTACTCCCGAAGTAGAGGGGACAGATAACAAGCAACCGACCTTAAAACGTAAGAGGAAAAAGAAACGTAGGTATGGGAGGCAGATGTAG
- the mobA gene encoding conjugal transfer protein MobA codes for MNKEKRNPHNRGKGGRPPKNDPAKHRLTVNLTDQQHVDFLALYERSGVQSLSGFIAARIFGHEFRVVKTDASAVEFIAKLTALHGQIRSIGVNYNQVVKELHSNFGEKKALALLYKLENATIELARIGREVMQLCEQFKTKHL; via the coding sequence ATGAACAAAGAAAAAAGAAATCCCCACAATCGGGGAAAAGGGGGCAGACCCCCGAAGAACGATCCGGCGAAGCATCGACTGACTGTGAACCTGACAGATCAGCAACATGTCGATTTTTTAGCCTTGTATGAACGGTCAGGTGTACAATCCTTATCCGGTTTTATCGCTGCCCGCATCTTTGGGCATGAATTTCGTGTAGTGAAAACCGATGCTTCGGCAGTAGAATTTATTGCAAAACTTACTGCTCTGCACGGACAAATACGAAGTATCGGAGTCAATTACAATCAGGTTGTAAAGGAGTTGCATTCTAATTTTGGAGAGAAAAAAGCATTGGCATTGCTCTATAAATTAGAAAATGCAACCATTGAACTGGCCAGAATCGGACGGGAAGTAATGCAGTTGTGCGAACAATTTAAGACTAAACATCTCTAA